CGCTGCACGCCAAATCTGATTTCACCGCCATCCGCGTTCAGATACAGCGTTGCAGCTGCGCCGGCATTTCGCGCCATGATCTCATTGGAATCAAGACTGACGTTTGGGCCCATCACATCGCCAAGCACCAATGTGCCGCCACCAGATATTGATGTGTCTGTGCCACCGGTTGCAACAATCGCGTGGTCTTCGGTGTCTGCATGCACAGCTATGTGTGAAGACGGGGATGCAGTGGTTCCGAATCCCACACTGCCAGCTGGATCGATCGAGAACAACTCGTTGAACCCAGCGCTATTGGCGTAGTCTGACGTGCCGAATCGGAGTGTGGAGGTTGGGTTCCACGCGATGGTTGGCGCGGGGTTCAGTCCCATTGTGAGCCAGTACGGTCTGCTGCTAAACACGCCAGTGGTGCCGATTCGCGGCGTACTGCCCGGCCCAATGTTTCTGTGGACTTCCAGCGTCATTTCCGGAGATGTTGTGCCAATGCCGATCTGGTTGAACTCGTCAACAAATATGCCCCGTGTTTGAATGGAGAACGGCGCGCTTGTGATGGCCTGTCGCGGAGTCAGTCGTATGTACACGCCCGCCCCAGGAGGGGTGCGCACCTGGATGTCCAGCCACATTGATGTTCCATCAAACGGCGCAGCACCAAAGTCGAGATCGGCTTGCATCAGGCCGTTATCAATATCCAGACTGGTCAGCACGAGTGTGGGGCCGATCTGATTTCCCCCGTTGACAGCGTCGTAGAGTTCGAACTGCACGTCAGCTGTTCCAGTGAACGGCGAGCCCTGCCAAGCCAGTGTTCCTTGGTATGTGAATGTGGTTGTCGTGGTTTGTGCGGCACATTGAGTACCGATAAGCAAGACAAAAGCAATCCAGACTGCCGCACATCGCATGACACAAACTCCTCATCTATATCTGTCTACCTCTGCGGTTGTTGGATCCTGTCCTGGCTCCACTACAATCCGTCATTGTGTTGTGTGCTTGGACACGCTTTGGAAAAATGTCCAGTGAGCAATGACTCTTCGCCAATCTCATCAGCAACCCCCCGCCACAACGCGGAGGAACTTCTGCCGCTCATCTATGGTGAACTGCGGCGCCTAGCTGAGTCTCGATTGCGATCACTTCCTCCAGGGCAAACACTGCAGGCAACAGCACTTGTCCACGAGGTCTTTATCAAGCTCGTCGGTCAGTCTGATCCAGGCTGGGACGGCAAAGGCCACTTGTTCGGGGCCGCTGCGAGAGCGATGAAAGAGGTTCTTGTCGATCAGGCAAGGCGAAAAGGAGCTTTGAAACGAGGCGGAGATCGTCAGCGAGAACTGCTCGATCCCAATGCCATAGCTCAAGATGATGACAGCTCTCTGTGGGAAGACATCCTTGAAGTTGACGCGTGCATGGAGCAGTTTGAGCGCGAACATCCACGCTCAGCACAGGTTGTTATGCTGATGTACTTCGGAGGATTGAACTCCCATCAGGTCGCGGCAGCGCTGGATCTGAGCGAACGCACAGTTCGCCGGGACTGGCGATTTGCGCAGGCATGGATGTCAGCTCGGTTGTCCAAAGATGAGTACCACGGACGGATTGATACATAGTTCGATTGATTCACGAACAGAGCTATCGACAGATCGTTGTGCAAAGAGCATTCACTGGGGTTTGTATGGTCGCACCATCGAAGTCACTTCGGGATTTGTTCGACACGATTGTCGACCTTCCCATCGACCAGAGGAATGCGTTCATCGAGCAGTATTGCAAGGATGCGCAGACTCGACAGCAACTTGAGGAGCTTCTACTCCACGACACACTGAATACAGCAGACTCCTTTGTATCCCCAGTACTGCATCTTG
Above is a genomic segment from Phycisphaeraceae bacterium containing:
- a CDS encoding sigma-70 family RNA polymerase sigma factor, translated to MSNDSSPISSATPRHNAEELLPLIYGELRRLAESRLRSLPPGQTLQATALVHEVFIKLVGQSDPGWDGKGHLFGAAARAMKEVLVDQARRKGALKRGGDRQRELLDPNAIAQDDDSSLWEDILEVDACMEQFEREHPRSAQVVMLMYFGGLNSHQVAAALDLSERTVRRDWRFAQAWMSARLSKDEYHGRIDT